The genome window AGCCATCGGCAGCGACCTGGCGGCCAAGCAGCTCAAGCGCAGCGGCATCATCATCACTTCGGTGGACGGTGCGCCGGATATCGAGAACGCGCTGAAGACCGACACGCAGATCCAGGCATCGGCCAGCCAGGACCCATGGGCCATGGCGCAGACCGCCGTCAACGTGGGCAACGACATTCTCAATGACAAAGCCCCGGCCGAAGCGGTTACCCTGCTCACGCCAAAACTGATCACCCGTGACAACGTCGCAACGTACAGCGGTTGGTCGAGCAAACATTGATTCATTGAGAGGAACAGCGCCGTGGTCACCATGGATGACGTGGCAAGCAGGGCGGGGGTGTCGACGTCGACGGTGTCCCATGTGTTGAACGGCACCCGCAAGGTCAGCCCGGCAACGGTGCACGCGGTGCAGCAAGCGATCCAGGCGTTGGGCTACATCCCCAACACCCTGGCGCGTTCGCTGGCACGGTCAAGCACCAGCACGATTGGCGTGGCGATTTCGGCGCTGTCCAACCATTACTTCAGCGAAACCGTGCACGCCATTGAAAACGAGTGCGCCAAGCACGGCTACATGATGCTGTTTGTCGACACCCATGACGACCCGGAGCAGGAGCTACGGGTGGTCACGGCGCTGCATCATCGACGGGTCGACGGCATAGTGCTGGCGCCCTCCAACGGTTCCAAGGCCCTGGAGTACCTACGGGACAACCAGATCCCGGCGGTGTTGGTGGACCGCATGATGAGCGAGCAATTCGACCAGGTCGGGGTGGAGAACACGCAGTCCACCCAAGCCTTGGTTACGCACTTGATTGAACACGGGCACCGGCGCATCGGCTTTATCGCCGGGCGTGAGGGGTTCAGCACCACCGATGAGCGGGTTGCCGGATATCGCGCGGCGCTGCACGGCGCGGGGCTGGCGTTCGATCCGCAGTTGCTGGTCAACGGCGGCTCCAATACCGCTCCGGCGCGCCAGGCGACCGTGCAGTTGCTGGGCCTGGCGGCGCCACCCACGGCGATCATGGCCGGCAATAACCTGATGACCCTCGGCGCGATGCAGGCCCTGCGTGAGGCGCAGATCGACGTACCGGCGCAGATGGCCCTGGTGGGTTTTGATGATTTTGACTGGGCGGATTTTTTCGTGCCGCGCCTGACCCTGATCGCGCAGCCGGTCCAGGCACTGGGCACGCAGGCAGTGAACCTGTTGTTGCAGCGCATGGCGTCGCCCGACGCACCCGCCCACAGTGTGCGCCTGGCGCCGACTCTGCAATGGCGTAATTCATGTGGCTGTAATGGATTGGAATGACCCCCTTATGAGCAGTCCCGTTTCCCTCGGCATCGACCTCGGCACCTCGGAACTCAAGGCCATCCTCATGGACCTTGACGGTACGGTGCTGGCCCATGCCGGCGTGCGCTTGAGTGTGTCGCGGCGCCACAGCGGCTGGTCCGAGCAGGCGCCGGAAGATTGGTGGCAAGCGTGCCTGCAGGCGCTGGCCGAATTGCGCGGGCATCCTGGATTTGCCCGCGTGGCCTGTATCGGCCTGTCCGGGCAGATGCACGGCGCGGTGTTGCTGGGCACGGACAACCGCGTGTTGTACCCGGCGATCCTGTGGGACGACTCCCGTGCCATCGCCGAGGCCGAAGAGTTGGGTCCTGCGTTTGCCAACATCACTGGCAGCCTGCCCATGGCCGGGCTGACGGCGCCGAAA of Pseudomonas azotoformans contains these proteins:
- a CDS encoding LacI family DNA-binding transcriptional regulator; translation: MVTMDDVASRAGVSTSTVSHVLNGTRKVSPATVHAVQQAIQALGYIPNTLARSLARSSTSTIGVAISALSNHYFSETVHAIENECAKHGYMMLFVDTHDDPEQELRVVTALHHRRVDGIVLAPSNGSKALEYLRDNQIPAVLVDRMMSEQFDQVGVENTQSTQALVTHLIEHGHRRIGFIAGREGFSTTDERVAGYRAALHGAGLAFDPQLLVNGGSNTAPARQATVQLLGLAAPPTAIMAGNNLMTLGAMQALREAQIDVPAQMALVGFDDFDWADFFVPRLTLIAQPVQALGTQAVNLLLQRMASPDAPAHSVRLAPTLQWRNSCGCNGLE